A stretch of DNA from Arachis hypogaea cultivar Tifrunner chromosome 19, arahy.Tifrunner.gnm2.J5K5, whole genome shotgun sequence:
ATCCAAtacattatgaatgaacacgcGGTTATGTGTAGTAAATTGAAATAGACAAAGATTAGTAAAGTACCTCGAGGCCAATGGCCAGCTGAACGTCTCAAATCCTGCAGGCCTAAACCGAGGAAATCGCCAGAAAATCCATGACTGAAGTAGCTGAAGTGGGCCCGCTAGCTTGATAACATTTCTGTTCGCCAcacggcacatgcaccggtacaaccatgccaGTGCTGCAGAACCCCAGCTGTAGGTCCCCATGTCCTCCAGCCTAGCTACAAAcggaagccatctgatgtgaacCCGGTTGCCCGACTTGTCCGCAAAAAGCTgcgtgcccaacaacatcatgatgtacgcacgggCATAACGACGTACAGTATCCTCATCAGCTCCCTCCGGGCACTCACCAAACGTCTCCTGAAACCAGCTCCAGTTGACCgcgtacttctgaacctggctAGGAGGAGGTACCACTCCAAACAACTCCTCGAACCAAACCCAGGCTGGACGGCCACCCTCGATGTATATATGGAACTCTGATAGGCAGCCGCTGACGTAACGCCCGTCCACTGGCAAACCCAGCTAGTATGCCACGTCCTGCAGTGTGatagtgcactctccgaacggcatatgaaacgTGTGAGTCTCCGGACGCCATCGCTCAACAAACGCACTGATAAGGGCCTCGTCCAAccggaaccatctatcgttcagccttgcaagatggtaAAGACCAGCCATCTGCAGGTacggaacgtatctgtcatccaggaccatgccctgctgccgccgcatgctcctgatgcatcgctGAGGCTGCGGAAGAAATGAACCGCATTCTTAGAACCAGCTTAATTACCGGTGACAAACATAACCAACACGATAATTGATAAACCAAAAAATCTTACTATGTATAGCCGCTTAAAAATACCAAGAACGAGAACCATTTGCATAAGAAACTTAAATTAGAAACCACCATAGGCTACTGACATGAAAGATCTAACATTATAAAACCACAACTAAACCACTTACATAAACCACTACTAGAAACCACTAACGTAAACCGTTAACGTAAACCGCTTACATAAACCACATACATAAACTagtaacataaaccactaacataaaccactaagataaaccactaagataaaccaccaacataaaccactaacaaaaaccactaacgTAAACCGTTAACGTAAACCGCTTAAATAAACCACATACATAAACCAcatacataaaccactaacataaaccactaacataaaccactaagataaaccactaacataaaccaccaacataaaccgcTAACAAAAACCACAAACGTAAACCGTTAACGTAAACCGCTTACATAAACCACATACataaaccactaagataaaccactaacataaaccactaagataaaccaccaacataaatcactaacaaaaaccactaacataaaccatttACAGAaatcactaacataaaccactaaaatAAACCACAAACTAAACCAATATCTTACTCGCATGCCAAACCACAAACTCACATGTACCGGTAAAACAAAGTTATTTCCGTACTAACCTCTTCGTTGATGACCCCAGCTATATGGGCGACTCCGTCCAAGCGATATAACCgcgccggatcgtcccccatgaGCAGAGTATTGCGTTCAGGTCTTTCGCGGtgagaatctgggtcgttttctctgagatttggtggGGCAGGGGAAGGTAAGAATGGTTCGAATGaggctgattcgaactccttatatagcccattccctagtaattcgaaccagggtggttcgaattactaacaACCTAACTTAagcgtaattcgaaccagggtggttcgaattacatgaagAACTCATTTCCCTATAATTCGAACTGgagtggttcgaattacttgcatAAGTAGTTCAAACCAGTCTGGTTCGATTTACattcaattttttctttgaaaTTCGAACTGCTCTGGTTAGAATTATTTGAGGATGAAGTTCGAactagcctggttcgaattacataataATATGATCTGGCTTATTGCTGTATTGATTTTCATTTTGGCTCATATAGGTAAATTTGGATTCATGTTGGCTTATTATAGTGTTTTGTCCTAATTACTATGGTGCTGAGCATGAAGTTTGTGTTGAAGAATAACATCGGGTGTATTATGACTGAAAATTTTGAATATTGGACATTAAATGGTAGAATTCCCCAAATTGGGACTAGGTGGAGTTATGCATGAATATGGACTACAGCTGGGCGAGAAGCCTGCATTTGGCCACATCAAGATTATATATAAAGTTGGTAATAAATAGAGTAggatagaatttaaattttagattttatcttaattttatttgtaaattttttttttaaatttaattttattttattcaaatgtTAAAAATTTCTTGATCTTAACTCTATTTGTATTCTAAAACTCTACACTTCATTCTATTTTAACTCGATTcacaacaaataaattttttcaatcaaacatactatttaattattttatagtttataaacatattaataaaataaaaaatataaaattaaattcatattaaaattaaaagcgataaaattataataaaattcatgttaaaattataaagtaAGAGAATGCAAATTTAATCTCCATtaattttactatatatatatatataataatttttaattacacattataattataatatttaaagatGCTAGTTGATTAAATTAGATTTAGCTTAAACTCATAGCTCTTAACATGACATGTTACAAATTGAATTATCGACCCTATTCGAACGGAAAAGATCAGATTGAATATCCGCCAATAAGATTAATATTACCAATCCTAGTTATACATTTCCAACTAGGCAACTACTATAACTCTGAGTAACACCAATTTCCAGGCCATTTTACAGTTGAAGTGTGGTGTATTACCTATTATTACGCATCCCACATTTCTTGCAATAATTAGAAAAAGACATGACTAATTTTGAGTGTGAGTAATATTTttgctaaaaaaaataaagaagaatttgatttatattctatgttttatttttaatatttttttatttatacaattTCACAaacaaaatgtaaaaaataataaattctgtttAGTGTGTATTAAATTTTCATCTTCGgtattcaccaaaaaaaaaaattcaccttCTGTATTCACTTGATGACTTCTTttgcataaaatttaaaaaacaaaaattactagaaatgaaaaaaaaaaaagaagaatgttAGGGACAAATAatatttgtgatttgtagccatcaaatagtcactaatgataattttaatggtgtgagattggtgtgaaatttcattCAATGGCTCACTTTTTTTTACTGGTTACagccaaaatttaacaaagttgctggcctagatttttccaaaaaaaaaaaaactaaacgcTCAAAATTTACCCAAAATCCCATTTTCTTTTCACTGTTGACCTACTCTCCACTCCCATTTCGTCTCTTCCTTCTTACAATCGACGACAGAAGCGGACGACGGAACCACTTCTCCGGTGACCTTCCACGGCGATAAGGTGATTCCTTAGCTTTCTTTCGTTCGttcatttgttttttaaattattcatatAACGATAAAATGCAAGTGAATACACGTAGATGCAACACAGTGAAATTTTTTTATGGAAACTCAATCAATTACAGATTAAGAGTGGTACGTAACGCAATCGTTGGCAAAATTTGGAGTACGAAATCCACATTCTGTGCAATTATAGGGTTAGAATTCTGAATTTGTATAAATCTCcatgtatttttgtttttcatgttgcTTTGGTTATATGTGTATATAGGTTTAGAATTTAGATTGCTTTGTAAttgtttcataattttttttggatgatAATTTCTTAGTTTGGGATGTAACATTGAACAATTTAAGCTAATATGTTAAAGTTAATGCGTTTTCTCATCTGAAATTTGAGATTAtgctttttggtatttttttcacAGCATGGATGATCAAACTTTGCGAAACAAGAAGGAGAAAATTATTGCAATGTTCATTGTGCAGTTGCATATGCTGAATTGTCTTACCATGAAGGTCCTAATAACTTGTTTAGAATTGGTTGTAGAGCAtttcaagaagaaaaataagagaagaaaGTTGAATCGTAGTAGTCAAATAGCAATGGCTTCGGATTCGGATTCGGATTCAGATTCAAGTGTTGGTGAAGTAGAAGCTGAACATGAAGCTGATTCTCAggtataaatatataatcaaattgaTTGTGAGAAACTCTGATTCTGTGGTTCAGATCCCTGTTTTTTTCCGGCTATCTTCTATCAAGTTGAATTTATTCTTTCTTGAACTTCTAGGTGCCTGAAATTGAGAATACATCACAGGATGATACAGCTTCTTCTGCCTTTACTATCCaagcaaacaagaaaagaaaaagagctaacAATGGTGATGTAAATGTGCTCAACACAGTAAATGAAACAATCAACATGATCCATAGCTCTCAGGAGCAATTAGCAAACGCTGTAAGTGAATTCATTTCTTGCTTCAAGCTTGAGAAAGAGCGATCCGAACGAGCACAGAATCTAAATTCACTCCTGAAAGGCATTGATGGTTTGAATGTTGAACAAAGGATGAGGGCTGCCGTTACCATTGTGATGAACAAGAACTTGCTTGACAGCATTTTCACAGTTGCACCAGAAGATAGATCTGAATTTGTCTCTGTGATTCTTAACCAGTCGTCTTAACTCCATGTTTTGGGCACAAAAGTGACTTGAATCAAtgctttttttttcatgaattcaTAGCTAGCCCTTAGAGCGGGTTTGATTAGGTATTAGATTTGACATATCATACTTATGAAGTTTGAATTTACTCCCCCAATTTGTGGAAAGAACCCAAACATGAGTAAATGTTACAACAAATGAAAAAGTGATTCAACTTAAATTAGAAAGCACAATTTTCTGTTGATGATAATGCACAAAGTACAATTTTCTATAGTATAAAGATCatgttttaattgaaaatttggtgaaattttatGGACTTAAATGCTTATATGTAGAACATGTTTGATTAGTTGTTGAATAATTTTCTGAGTTGAATTTATTGGAGGCATTTTAGAATAGTTATACACTTATactatattcttaaaatataaatGCCAACACGAAAATAACTTATTCCTAAATATATTCTTTAGAAAATTATTTGAGCAAGAAACAGTAAAAGAGCTACAAATGTTGAATTCTTCTTTTTGGTATATTGTGGCCAATGTACGTATCTTACTTGCAAATCACTGAAATGGGCCACTTTAGATGTGGGACACCCATTTAGAATGATTCGTTCTAaacattgatattaaaatattaatccatgattaataaagaaaaataataatagcaataaaaaaaatccaaaaccaaTTGATTGATGAATGCCGCCGACCTAATAATTAATCAAATGTGTTGActccaattaaaaaaattgttgatcCAAAcagtgttaaatttttttttttttaaccaaaatataagactcgaact
This window harbors:
- the LOC112779763 gene encoding uncharacterized protein isoform X1: MDDQTLRNKKEKIIAMFIVQLHMLNCLTMKVLITCLELVVEHFKKKNKRRKLNRSSQIAMASDSDSDSDSSVGEVEAEHEADSQVPEIENTSQDDTASSAFTIQANKKRKRANNGDVNVLNTVNETINMIHSSQEQLANAVSEFISCFKLEKERSERAQNLNSLLKGIDGLNVEQRMRAAVTIVMNKNLLDSIFTVAPEDRSEFVSVILNQSS
- the LOC112779763 gene encoding uncharacterized protein isoform X2, with translation MASDSDSDSDSSVGEVEAEHEADSQVPEIENTSQDDTASSAFTIQANKKRKRANNGDVNVLNTVNETINMIHSSQEQLANAVSEFISCFKLEKERSERAQNLNSLLKGIDGLNVEQRMRAAVTIVMNKNLLDSIFTVAPEDRSEFVSVILNQSS